A genomic window from Fusarium oxysporum Fo47 chromosome VIII, complete sequence includes:
- a CDS encoding pyridoxal phosphate-dependent transferase — translation MTSEALQRASEPSKRALATLKSGLAWDLMQKVKERPRYDLHLRPDGVIDLSGALNTLMDDWMKSYVERFPQTLSPRYGAIHGSQALLNTAAGFFNAFFHPHGSALTGDHLLAANGVTSLIDMMAWTLCDPGDGIVFFTPNFYMLDYDASVRSGVTTVPVSISTISDPFEAECLPELMRLVQSAVDEAKRIRRVNCRVLFLTNPANPQGRCYSLLTLRALAIWCRNNAMHLVADEIYALSTFGTESDKVGSTFSSVLSIPCDEATQQHIHCLYGVSKDFNMGGLRMGFLATKNSAVRTAASRVAWFTWLTSFSDTFITQFLERQHLVKDYISVYQTRLRQAYQIVSGALRKHAVPFAAANAGLFVFIDLGRWIDFFPRPKPESNVGSVSRELQLCEWLLDHGVFLNAGEFAGSDRPGHFRLVFTHNPEAAVIAVERIRSALDKLEEGVEFPKA, via the exons ATGACTTCAGAAGCACTGCAAAGGGCCTCTGAGCCGTCCAAGCGAGCTCTCGCTACATTGAAAAGTGGCCTTGCCTGGGACTTGATGCAAAAGGTAAAAGAGCGACCTCGTTACGATTTACACCTCCGCCCCGACGGAGTCATCGACCTTTCTGGGGCCCTGAACACACTTATGGATGACTGGATGAAGTCGTACGTCGAACGCTTTCCGCAGACTCTTTCACCGCGCTACGGTGCCATTCACGGTTCGCAAGCTCTCCTCAATACTGCGgccggcttcttcaacgCTTTCTTCCACCCTCATGGGAGTGCTTTAACCGGCGACCACTTGCTGGCGGCTAACGGAGTCACTTCACTCATTGATATGATGGCATGGACTCTTTGCGACCCCGGCGATGGCATTGTCTTCTTCACGCCTAATTTCTACATGTTAGATTATGACGCGAGCGTCCGCTCAGGGGTCACGACTGTGCCGGTTTCAATATCGACAATCTCAGACCCATTTGAAGCTGAGTGCCTACCGGAGCTCATGCGCCTGGTGCAatctgctgttgatgaagccaagcGAATACGCCGGGTTAACTGCCGCGTCTTATTCTTGACCAACCCGGCCAACCCGCAAGGTCGGTGCTATTCCTTATTGACGCTGCGTGCCTTAGCTATATGGTGCCGCAACAATGCCATGCATCTGGTGGCCGACGAAATCTACGCTCTATCGACTTTTGGCACCGAGTCAGACAAGGTGGGAAGTACCTTCTCATCCGTGTTAAGCATTCCGTGCGATGAGGCGACTCAACAGCACATCCACTGTCTGTACGGAGTGAGCAAGGATTTCAACATGGGTGGTCTTCGGATGGGCTTTCTTGCCACAAAGAACAGCGCAGTTCGTACCGCTGCTTCAAGAGTGGC CTGGTTCACGTGGCTTACGTCCTTCTCGGACACATTCATCACGCAATTCTTGGAACGGCAACATCTTGTCAAGGACTACATCTCCGTCTATCAAACCCGATTGCGTCAAGCCTACCAGATTGTCTCGGGTGCGTTACGCAAGCACGCAGTTCCATTCGCCGCCGCTAACGCTGggctcttcgtcttcatcgatCTCGGGAGGTGGATCGACTTCTTTCCCCGCCCAAAGCCAGAATCTAACGTTGGGTCTGTCAGCCGTGAGTTGCAGCTATGCGAGTGGCTACTAGACCATGGGGTCTTCCTGAACGCGGGAGAG TTTGCGGGGTCGGATCGCCCGGGGCATTTCAGATTAGTCTTTACCCATAATCCGGAAGCAGCCGTGATTGCGGTAGAGCGGATTCGTAGCGCCCTCgacaagcttgaagaggGGGTCGAATTTCCGAAAGCGTGA